The Imtechella halotolerans DNA window CGCACTACCATTGAAGAGTGATTATGACGCAGATGACTTGGGAAGAGCTACCAAAGGAGCAGCCCAAGGATTACTGGCAAAGGTGTATATGTATCAGGAAAAGTGGCCTGAGGCTTATGCCATGACTACTGCGGTTATTAATTCTCAAGAGTATAATTTACATTCTAATTATGCAGAGCTTTGGAGAGCTTCACAAGAAAATGGTATTGAATCCCTTTTTGAAGTGCAAGCTCGTGGTGTAGCAATTGCACACGGTGTTCAACAGTATTCTCAAACACAAGGAGCTCGCGGAACCAGTGGATGGGGATGGGGTTTTAATACACCTTCTCAGAATTTAATGGATGCTTTTGATGCCGAAGGAGATGCTATCAGAAAAAATGCAACGATTATTTTCCCAGGAGAGACGTTATGGGATGGGCGATTTGTCAGCACTTCAGTAGAGAACATTGGTTATAATGAGAAAGCATATTCGAGTAATAATGCAGGAGCTTCAGACGGGGATAAAAACGTTCGTATTTTACGATTTGCTGAAATTCTTTTAATTCGAGCTGAGGCAGCCATACATACAGGTGCCGACGCAGCTACCCCATTAAATTTGGTTAGAGAAAGAGTTGACTTAGATCCAATAGCTAATCCGACATTGCAAGATGTATGGAAAGAAAGAAGACTTGAATTAGCATTTGAACATGACCGTTGGTTCGATTTGATTAGAACTGGTCAAGCATCACAGGCAATGACAGCTAATGGTAAGACATTTGTTATAGGCAAGCATGAATTGTTTCCTATTCCAAATAATCAGCTGATCCAAACTCCAGATATGGGACAAAATCCTGAGTGGTAGTTTTATCTCTTAATGAGTAGGCTTGGGGTTTCACTCCAAGCCTACTCATATTATCCTATTAATACCTACAAATACCTTACAGATGAAATATGTATATTGTCTGCTTGGAGCTGCATTTTTGGCTTCAGGCTGTCATAATATTACCAAGAGTGCAAGCTCAAAAGTACCTTCGAAAGGAACTTCTTCCTCGAATACAATCACTGTTGATCCATTATTGGATACCTTACAAAGACAAACTTTCGAATACTTTTGGAGTGGTGCTGAAGAAAATTCAGGTCTGGCCCGAGAACGAATTCATATGGATGGAGTGTATCCACAAAATGATCAAGATATTATTACTACGGGTGGATCGGGATTTGGAATGATGGCTATTCTTATAGGGGTTAAAAATGGATATATTACTCGAGCACAAGCTTTAGAACGATTTGAAAGAATAGTAAACTTTTTAGAAAAAGCAGATCGTTTTCATGGCGTATGGCCACATTGGCTTAATGGAAAAACAGGGAAGGTAAAGCCTTTTTCAAAGAAGGATAATGGAGGGGATTTGGTAGAAACTGCATTTTTAATTCAAGGATTACTAACGGTTTCTGAATATTTTAAAGAGGGTTCAACTCGTGAACAAAATATAAGTCTACGGATTGAAAAATTATATGATGAAGTAGAATGGGATTGGTATACCAGAGGTGAAGATGTATTGTATTGGCATTGGTCACCTGAGTATGAATGGGAAATGAACTTTCCTGTAAGCGGTTACAATGAATGCCTAATTATGTATGTACTGGCAGCTTCTTCAAGAACGCATAGCATAACACCCCAGGCCTATCATAAAGGGTGGGCAATGTCTGGAAAAATCGCTAACAGCACTACCTATTATGACTTACCAACAGTTCTTAACTATTATGGGAACGATTCGGTTCCTACAGGTCCATTATTCTGGTCTCATTATTCGTACTTAGGTTTAAATCCTAAGGGACTAAAGGATACCTATGCAGATTATTGGCAACTTGTGCAAAATCATGCACTTATACATTATAAATACGCCATTGATAATCCTAAGGGATATAAAGGGTATGGTAAAAATCAATGGGGGATGACCTCTAGTTATTCTATGAAAGGATATGCTGGACATAGACCAGGGTTAGATTTAGGTGTTATATCACCCACAGCAGCATTATCTTCTATTGCCTATACTCCAAAGGAATCAATGCAAATGATAAAATATTTATACCAGCAGGCTGACTCACTTGTAGGGCCATATGGACCTTATGATGCCTATAGTCATGAAAATAACTGGTATACAAAACGATATTTAGCCATAGATCAAGGCCCCATTGTTGTAATGATAGAAAATTATAGAAGTGGAATGATTTGGGATCTTTTTATGGGAAGAGAAGACATACAAACGGGCCTAAAAAAACTAGGTTTCCAAAGTCCATATTTTAACTAATGAAGAAGATTTTATACATAATATGTGGTGCTAGTCTTATTCTTTTTGGATGCTCAAAAAGTGAGATTAAACCACCAACCGTTCCTGATGGAGAGAAACCTGTGCCACCGCCACTAGTAAAGCAAATTTCAGATGAGGCACTTTTAGATTATGTGCAGGCCCAAACCTTTAAATATTTTTGGGATTTGGCAGAGACCAATTCTAAAGCTGCTAGGGAACGTTATGTGTCGGGCTCACCCGGCCAAAGCAGTAATGTGGTTGCAACTGGAGGATCTGGATTTGGTTTGATGGCTATTTTAGTAGGAATAGAAAGAGGGTTTGTTACCCGTGCAGAGGCAGTTTCTAGATTACAAACTATTTTGGAGTTTTTCGAGAATGCCGATCGTTTTCATGGAGCTTGGCCACATTGGCTTGATGGAAATACAGGTAACGTATTGCCTTTTAGTACAAGAGATAATGGAGCGGATCTGGTAGAAACTAGCTTTTTAGTCCAAGGCCTTATCTGTATTCAGGAGTATTTTAAAAATGGGACCTTGGAAGAAAAATTAATTTCCCAAAAAGCGGAGGTTTTATGGAAAGGTGTGGAGTGGGATTGGTTTACCAATGAACAAAATAAACTTTTATGGCATTGGTCACCCACGTATAATTTTGATATTAATTTAGGAATAACGGGGTATAATGAATGTCTGATTACCTATGTTTTGGCAGCCGCCTCCCCTGACCATTCTATAACTGCAAATGTGTATAAAGAAGGTTGGGCACGCAATGGAAGTATGGTAGCCACAAATTCAAAGTATGGTTATCCGTTACTAGTAAAACATGCTGGTAACCAAGAATATGGGGGGCCACTTTTCTGGTCTCATTATTCGTACTTGGGATTGGACCCACGTAATCTCGCGGATCAATACGCTGACTATTGGGAAGTAAATGTTAATCATACCAAGATTAATTATTCCTATTGTGTAGAAAATCCTTCTGATAGGCCTTATTACGGGTCTTATTGTTGGGGACTTACTGCTAGTTACACTATGGGAGCTAATGGAGGACTTAGTTATGCAGCACATTCTCCAAGTCAGGACTATGGGGTGATTTCACCAACTGCAGCAGTGAGTGCCATTAATTATACACCTGAAGAGTCTCTCAATGCCATGCATTTCTTCTATAATCAAAGAAATATATTAGTTGGAGAAGCAGGATTCTATGATGCCTTCAAACCTAGTTTGAGTAATTTTTGGGTGGCTAAGGCCTATTTGGCTATTGATCAAGGCCCTCAGATAATTATGATAGAGAACTACAGATCAGGCTTGCTTTGGAATTTGTTTATGCAAAACGAGGATGTTCAAAATGGACTGAACAAATTAGGGTTCACCTATTAATATTTTTAAGTTATGAAATCGATAAAAATTATTGCCTTAGTATGTGTACTTACGCTTGTAAATAGGCTTGGAGCTCAAGAATTGTATGACTCAGATGTACTGATACAAGGGAAAGATACTTTGAAGTATCGTATTATGTATCCAAAGGATTTTTCTAAAGATAAACAGTATCCCTTGGTTTTATTTTTACATGGAGCCGGAGAAAGAGGAAATGATAATCAAAGACAACTCACGCATGGTAGTGCTCTTTTTGCCAGCCAGGAGAATAGAGAATCGTTTCCAGCCATTGTAATTTTTCCGCAATGTGTTCCTGAAAGTTATTGGTCTAACGCAAAGGTCGATCGCACTTCCTATCCAATTTCTCTTGAATATCCATTAAATGAGCCACCTACTAAGTCATTACAGTTGGTATTGGATCTTATGGATGACATCACTACTAAACCATATGTAAATGCCAATCAGGTATATGTTGGAGGACTTTCGATGGGAGGAATGGGAACCTTTGAAATATTGTCAAGAAGACCTGATATGTTTGCGGCAGCTATAGCTATTTGTGGAGGTGGAAATCCTGAATTGGCGCAAAATTATGCCACTAAAACAGCCATGTGGGTCTTTCATGGCGCTAATGATAATGTTGTTGCTCCACAATTGTCTTTAGAGATGGTGAACGCTATCTTGAATTATGGAGGAAAACCAAATTTTACTTTATATGCCAAGGATAATCACAATAGCTGGGATTCAGCTTTTGCCGAACCCGAGTTGTTGTCTTGGCTTTTTTCTAATTCAAAAAAATAACATATGAAAAACGGAATGAGAACACTTGCAGCAGTACTATTAACTGTTTCGTTGTTTGGATGTCAAGACAAGCAGCTAAGTACATCGGCCGAGAATCCCTTTGAAAAAAAGGTAGACTCTATTTTAGCCTTGATGACCTTGGAAGAAAAATTAGGACAACTGAACCTTCCTTCTTCTGGAGATATTACTACAGGACAGGCCCAAAGCTCAGATATAGCTAAAAAGATAGAAGAAGGTAAAGTAGGAGGTCTTTTTAATATAAAATCAGTTGAGAAGATTCGTGAAGTACAGCGAATTGCTGTTGAAAAGAGCCGGTTGAAAATTCCTTTGATTTTCGGGATGGATGTAATCCACGGCTATGAGACTACCTTTCCTATTCCTTTAGGATTATCAGCCTCATGGGATATGGAAATGATTGAAAAGACGGCAAGAATGGCCGCTCAGGAGGCTACTGCTGACGGAATCAACTGGACATTTTCACCAATGGTGGATGTCTCAAGAGATCCTCGTTGGGGACGCGTATCTGAAGGAAATGGTGAAGACCCATTTTTAGGTGGTGAAATTGCAAAAGCTATGGTACATGGGTATCAAGGGAGTGATTTAACTGCGGATAATACCATGATGTCTTGTGTAAAGCATTTTGCACTTTATGGCGCTCCAGAAGGCGGTCGCGATTATAATACGGTAGATATGAGCCGTATTCGTATGTACAATGAGTATTTATATCCTTA harbors:
- a CDS encoding glucoamylase family protein; its protein translation is MKYVYCLLGAAFLASGCHNITKSASSKVPSKGTSSSNTITVDPLLDTLQRQTFEYFWSGAEENSGLARERIHMDGVYPQNDQDIITTGGSGFGMMAILIGVKNGYITRAQALERFERIVNFLEKADRFHGVWPHWLNGKTGKVKPFSKKDNGGDLVETAFLIQGLLTVSEYFKEGSTREQNISLRIEKLYDEVEWDWYTRGEDVLYWHWSPEYEWEMNFPVSGYNECLIMYVLAASSRTHSITPQAYHKGWAMSGKIANSTTYYDLPTVLNYYGNDSVPTGPLFWSHYSYLGLNPKGLKDTYADYWQLVQNHALIHYKYAIDNPKGYKGYGKNQWGMTSSYSMKGYAGHRPGLDLGVISPTAALSSIAYTPKESMQMIKYLYQQADSLVGPYGPYDAYSHENNWYTKRYLAIDQGPIVVMIENYRSGMIWDLFMGREDIQTGLKKLGFQSPYFN
- a CDS encoding glucoamylase family protein, whose amino-acid sequence is MKKILYIICGASLILFGCSKSEIKPPTVPDGEKPVPPPLVKQISDEALLDYVQAQTFKYFWDLAETNSKAARERYVSGSPGQSSNVVATGGSGFGLMAILVGIERGFVTRAEAVSRLQTILEFFENADRFHGAWPHWLDGNTGNVLPFSTRDNGADLVETSFLVQGLICIQEYFKNGTLEEKLISQKAEVLWKGVEWDWFTNEQNKLLWHWSPTYNFDINLGITGYNECLITYVLAAASPDHSITANVYKEGWARNGSMVATNSKYGYPLLVKHAGNQEYGGPLFWSHYSYLGLDPRNLADQYADYWEVNVNHTKINYSYCVENPSDRPYYGSYCWGLTASYTMGANGGLSYAAHSPSQDYGVISPTAAVSAINYTPEESLNAMHFFYNQRNILVGEAGFYDAFKPSLSNFWVAKAYLAIDQGPQIIMIENYRSGLLWNLFMQNEDVQNGLNKLGFTY
- a CDS encoding RagB/SusD family nutrient uptake outer membrane protein yields the protein MKIKFLKIGLILTGLSFMVSCSEDFLDVDSRDSLEAEDTENVTPEEMVTGVYGMLTEWDYAFSYLGITEIISDNADKGSSPTDTGGDKHLLDGLTHNTSSGSISAMWTRWYKSVGRASIAIDYTENYALENEAYKNRLIGEAKFLRALNYFWLVRSFGDVPLQHIDYAVRAPKSDVYAFIEQDLLDAIDALPLKSDYDADDLGRATKGAAQGLLAKVYMYQEKWPEAYAMTTAVINSQEYNLHSNYAELWRASQENGIESLFEVQARGVAIAHGVQQYSQTQGARGTSGWGWGFNTPSQNLMDAFDAEGDAIRKNATIIFPGETLWDGRFVSTSVENIGYNEKAYSSNNAGASDGDKNVRILRFAEILLIRAEAAIHTGADAATPLNLVRERVDLDPIANPTLQDVWKERRLELAFEHDRWFDLIRTGQASQAMTANGKTFVIGKHELFPIPNNQLIQTPDMGQNPEW
- a CDS encoding carboxylesterase family protein, with protein sequence MKSIKIIALVCVLTLVNRLGAQELYDSDVLIQGKDTLKYRIMYPKDFSKDKQYPLVLFLHGAGERGNDNQRQLTHGSALFASQENRESFPAIVIFPQCVPESYWSNAKVDRTSYPISLEYPLNEPPTKSLQLVLDLMDDITTKPYVNANQVYVGGLSMGGMGTFEILSRRPDMFAAAIAICGGGNPELAQNYATKTAMWVFHGANDNVVAPQLSLEMVNAILNYGGKPNFTLYAKDNHNSWDSAFAEPELLSWLFSNSKK